A part of Arthrobacter dokdonellae genomic DNA contains:
- a CDS encoding J domain-containing protein, with protein sequence MSEKFLTHYQVLGVPSTASEREIKIAYRKAARISHPDHGGDPALFRKVTEAYEVLGNPAQRLRYDRSYAAPAGQASGNGTPSRNSQGGPSTANGFNGTFSTRRPHRARNTAGDAAMYVPAYDSLAVGEVPILPRATAAQPVHGAPRKRGVFGASSRLAREARTAQLIMQQVLPGIPAARLINGLAAPATNGYLDHVLVSGYRIAVIGSMLVPDGAFRWDGSMLVHGSKVAAPPQLIPATRHLQELFPECNVTAWVCVHSNTGNLFEPVIDYARSTEPDGSNVVNVANAARFVREAKHFLASGPQPNVVDLQVLGRLLGGMY encoded by the coding sequence GTGAGCGAGAAGTTCCTCACGCACTACCAGGTCCTGGGCGTCCCCAGCACCGCGTCGGAACGCGAAATCAAGATCGCCTACCGGAAGGCCGCACGGATTTCACATCCGGACCACGGAGGCGATCCGGCCCTGTTCCGCAAGGTCACCGAGGCGTACGAGGTCCTCGGCAACCCGGCGCAGCGGCTGCGCTATGACAGGTCGTACGCGGCACCGGCCGGCCAGGCCTCCGGAAACGGAACGCCGTCCAGGAACAGCCAGGGCGGACCCTCCACCGCCAACGGATTCAACGGCACCTTTTCCACACGCCGCCCGCACCGGGCCCGCAACACCGCTGGCGATGCGGCCATGTATGTGCCCGCCTATGACTCGCTGGCCGTCGGCGAAGTGCCCATCCTGCCGCGGGCCACGGCCGCCCAGCCGGTCCACGGGGCGCCCCGGAAACGAGGCGTGTTCGGCGCGTCCTCGAGGCTGGCGCGCGAGGCCCGCACGGCCCAGCTGATCATGCAGCAGGTGCTCCCGGGCATCCCGGCGGCCAGGCTCATCAACGGGCTCGCCGCCCCCGCCACCAACGGCTACCTGGACCACGTACTGGTTTCCGGCTACCGGATCGCCGTCATCGGCTCCATGCTGGTGCCCGACGGCGCTTTCCGCTGGGACGGGAGCATGCTGGTGCACGGCAGCAAGGTGGCCGCTCCCCCGCAGCTGATTCCGGCCACGCGCCACTTGCAGGAACTCTTCCCCGAGTGCAATGTGACGGCGTGGGTCTGCGTGCACAGCAACACCGGCAACCTCTTTGAGCCGGTCATCGATTACGCCCGCAGCACTGAACCGGACGGCTCGAACGTGGTGAACGTTGCCAACGCGGCCCGTTTCGTCCGCGAAGCCAAGCACTTCCTGGCCTCCGGCCCGCAGCCCAACGTCGTGGACCTGCAGGTCCTCGGGCGGCTGCTCGGCGGCATGTACTGA
- a CDS encoding NAD(P)/FAD-dependent oxidoreductase: MSESSSPATPAETGMVIIGGGLTGATAAETLRTEGWQGPVTIVADEPETPYQRPPLSKGFLAGKEGDDALLPYPASWYPENNVTVLTGTAATAVDPAAHTVTLSDGTVLPYAKLLIATGASPRVIPFPGVDLDGVHYFRTKADSVAMKELLSAGGHNLVMIGSGWIGMEIAATATELGNNVALLGLEDVPLSVAIGNELGRVFASRHEEAGVKFVLPSSAKEIKGDGGHVTEVVTTTGEVLPADLVIVAVGVVPNTVLAKDAGLTISNGIQVSGSLATSDPDIFAAGDVANSLHPVTNAYARSEHWANAIASGKVAARSMLGRDAVLDDIPYFYTDQFDLGMEYSGFGALTKDAELVVRGSLEKREFIAFWVLEGRVVAGMNVNIWDVQDAIKDLISSRRTVDTAKLADPQTPLGDI, from the coding sequence ATGAGTGAATCAAGCAGTCCCGCCACACCGGCGGAAACCGGGATGGTCATCATCGGCGGCGGCCTCACCGGCGCCACGGCGGCGGAAACGCTGCGCACGGAAGGGTGGCAGGGCCCGGTGACCATTGTCGCCGATGAGCCGGAAACCCCCTACCAGCGCCCGCCGCTGTCCAAGGGATTCCTGGCCGGCAAGGAAGGCGACGACGCACTCCTGCCCTACCCCGCCAGCTGGTATCCCGAGAACAACGTGACGGTCCTGACGGGCACCGCGGCCACCGCCGTGGATCCCGCCGCCCACACCGTCACGCTGTCCGACGGAACCGTGCTCCCCTATGCCAAGCTGCTCATCGCCACCGGCGCCTCCCCGCGCGTCATCCCGTTCCCCGGCGTCGACCTGGACGGCGTGCACTACTTCCGCACCAAGGCCGACAGTGTCGCCATGAAGGAACTGCTCTCCGCCGGCGGCCACAACCTGGTCATGATCGGCTCCGGCTGGATCGGCATGGAAATTGCCGCCACCGCCACCGAGCTCGGCAACAACGTGGCCCTGCTGGGCCTGGAGGACGTGCCGCTGTCCGTCGCCATCGGCAACGAGCTGGGCCGCGTGTTCGCCTCCCGCCACGAGGAGGCCGGCGTGAAGTTCGTGCTCCCCTCCAGCGCCAAGGAAATCAAGGGCGACGGCGGCCATGTCACCGAAGTGGTCACGACCACCGGTGAGGTGCTGCCGGCGGACCTGGTGATTGTCGCCGTCGGAGTGGTCCCCAACACCGTCCTGGCCAAGGACGCCGGGCTCACCATCAGCAACGGCATCCAGGTTTCGGGCAGCCTGGCCACCTCGGACCCGGACATCTTTGCCGCCGGCGACGTCGCCAACTCCCTGCACCCCGTGACCAACGCCTACGCCCGCTCCGAGCACTGGGCCAACGCCATCGCCAGCGGCAAGGTGGCGGCCAGGTCCATGCTGGGCCGGGACGCCGTGCTCGACGACATCCCGTACTTCTACACCGACCAGTTCGACCTCGGCATGGAGTACTCCGGCTTCGGCGCGCTGACCAAGGACGCCGAACTGGTGGTCCGCGGCAGCCTGGAAAAGCGCGAGTTCATCGCCTTCTGGGTGCTGGAGGGCCGCGTGGTGGCCGGCATGAACGTGAACATCTGGGACGTCCAGGACGCCATCAAGGACCTCATCAGCTCACGGCGCACCGTCGACACGGCAAAGCTGGCTGACCCGCAAACGCCGCTCGGGGACATTTGA
- a CDS encoding electron transfer flavoprotein subunit alpha/FixB family protein produces the protein MRAIVVFIDQIDVPGTLHPTSHQLLTLARAAGEPVAVVAGPVSGELAADLGAYGVTRVLHSEQPDLADYLVAPKAELVAQAAATVSAAAVLLDNGPQGKEIAARVGVALNAGVITDAVSVEPVDGDLLVHKSVLAGSYTVAARASSAVAVITVKSHSVEAAPAAAATVPAVEAIQVAFAPASLGARVVQRTPRAATGRPELEDARIVVAGGRGVDGDFGPVEELADVLGAAVGASRAATDAGWISHSAQVGQTGKKVSPQLYISVGISGAIQQKAGMQTSKVIVAVNKDPESPVFEIADFGIVGDLFKVLPQAVEEIKRRRA, from the coding sequence ATGAGAGCCATCGTTGTATTTATTGACCAGATCGACGTGCCCGGCACCCTCCACCCCACGTCCCACCAGCTGCTGACGCTCGCCCGCGCCGCCGGCGAGCCCGTTGCCGTGGTGGCCGGTCCCGTCAGTGGCGAACTGGCCGCGGACCTTGGCGCGTACGGCGTCACCCGCGTCCTTCACTCCGAGCAGCCCGATCTCGCCGACTACCTCGTCGCTCCCAAGGCGGAACTGGTGGCGCAGGCGGCGGCAACGGTTTCCGCCGCGGCGGTCCTGCTGGACAACGGCCCCCAGGGCAAGGAAATCGCCGCCCGCGTGGGTGTCGCCCTCAACGCTGGCGTCATCACCGACGCCGTGTCCGTGGAACCCGTCGACGGCGACCTGCTCGTGCACAAGTCTGTCCTGGCCGGCTCGTACACCGTGGCGGCGCGGGCAAGTTCCGCCGTCGCGGTCATCACGGTCAAGTCGCACAGCGTGGAGGCCGCCCCCGCAGCCGCGGCAACCGTGCCGGCCGTCGAGGCCATTCAGGTCGCCTTTGCGCCCGCCAGCCTGGGCGCCCGCGTGGTGCAGCGGACGCCGCGCGCGGCGACCGGCCGTCCGGAGCTTGAGGACGCCCGGATCGTGGTGGCCGGGGGCCGCGGCGTGGACGGCGACTTCGGCCCGGTCGAGGAACTGGCGGACGTGCTCGGCGCGGCGGTGGGCGCCTCCCGGGCGGCCACGGACGCCGGCTGGATTTCACACTCCGCGCAGGTGGGCCAGACCGGCAAGAAGGTCTCCCCGCAGCTGTACATTTCCGTGGGCATCTCCGGCGCCATCCAGCAAAAGGCCGGCATGCAGACGTCCAAGGTCATCGTGGCCGTGAACAAGGACCCGGAGTCGCCCGTTTTTGAGATCGCGGACTTCGGCATTGTCGGCGACCTGTTCAAGGTGCTGCCGCAGGCCGTGGAAGAGATCAAGCGGCGCCGGGCGTAG
- a CDS encoding helix-turn-helix transcriptional regulator, whose translation MNPTQQQASLSEAERLTAVASLGDPVRKRLFELLRGSPHALSRDDCAEALGLPRSTIRAQLDRLAADGLLLVEFRKVGDRTGPGSGRPTKLYTVAVGEVAASVPARHYDLAAELLAAAVQRSIDSSVDVGDALAEVAFDAGKRLGADAGTIHQLLADTGYDPQPDGAGGTIMANCPFHKLSQEHTGVVCQLNGSLLNGILVGCGDGNHSIEPDAELSHCCARIVPVR comes from the coding sequence ATGAATCCAACCCAGCAGCAGGCGTCCCTGAGCGAGGCGGAGCGGCTCACTGCCGTGGCGTCCCTCGGCGATCCGGTCCGCAAGAGGCTGTTCGAGCTGCTGCGCGGGAGCCCGCACGCCCTGAGCCGGGACGACTGCGCGGAGGCGCTCGGGCTGCCCAGGAGCACCATCAGGGCGCAGCTGGACCGGCTCGCGGCGGACGGCCTGCTGCTGGTGGAATTCCGCAAGGTGGGGGACCGCACGGGACCCGGATCCGGACGGCCCACCAAGTTGTATACGGTGGCCGTGGGCGAGGTGGCGGCCTCCGTTCCCGCCCGGCACTATGACCTCGCCGCCGAACTGCTCGCCGCGGCCGTCCAGCGCTCCATCGACTCCTCGGTGGATGTTGGGGACGCCCTCGCCGAGGTGGCGTTCGACGCCGGAAAACGCCTGGGTGCCGACGCCGGCACCATCCACCAGCTGCTTGCCGACACCGGCTACGACCCACAGCCCGACGGCGCGGGCGGGACCATCATGGCCAACTGCCCGTTCCACAAGCTCTCCCAGGAACACACCGGCGTGGTGTGCCAGCTCAACGGCTCGCTGCTCAACGGCATCCTGGTGGGCTGCGGGGACGGGAACCACAGCATTGAGCCGGACGCCGAGCTGTCCCACTGCTGCGCCAGGATCGTGCCCGTCCGGTGA
- a CDS encoding pyrimidine reductase family protein: protein MIERIFPATPALSGNDLDAELLRENSTVPTGGSWISFNFVSSADGAATVEGRSGKLGNAADQHLFQLMRRTADVILVGARTVRVEGYGGDLLSEEARRWRTERGLPAHPPLAIVSGTLNLDPALDVFTKAPVRPLVVTVGSAPADRREALGEVADVVLAGRETLDVDVLVAELARRGLHRIHSEGGPTLLGTFQAAGRVDELSVTVSPLLVGGTAKRIADVLPGTAPAKPQDLELAHILKSGSMLFLRYLRPGS from the coding sequence ATGATTGAGCGGATTTTCCCGGCAACACCGGCCCTGTCGGGCAACGACCTGGATGCTGAACTGCTGCGCGAAAATTCCACCGTGCCGACCGGGGGCAGCTGGATCAGCTTCAACTTTGTCTCCAGCGCCGATGGCGCGGCCACCGTGGAGGGCCGCTCCGGCAAGTTGGGCAACGCCGCCGACCAGCACCTGTTCCAGCTCATGCGCCGCACCGCGGACGTCATCCTGGTCGGCGCACGGACCGTACGGGTCGAAGGCTACGGCGGCGACCTGCTCAGCGAGGAGGCCCGCCGCTGGCGCACGGAACGCGGGCTGCCCGCGCACCCGCCGCTCGCCATCGTCTCAGGCACGCTCAACCTGGATCCGGCCCTGGACGTCTTCACCAAGGCCCCCGTCCGTCCGCTGGTCGTCACCGTGGGGTCGGCTCCCGCGGACCGCCGGGAAGCCCTCGGCGAGGTGGCCGACGTCGTACTGGCGGGCCGGGAAACCTTGGATGTTGACGTCCTTGTGGCCGAACTGGCCCGGCGGGGACTGCACCGCATCCACTCCGAGGGCGGCCCCACCCTGCTGGGCACGTTCCAGGCGGCCGGCCGGGTCGACGAGCTCTCGGTGACGGTGTCGCCGCTGCTGGTGGGCGGCACGGCCAAGCGCATTGCCGACGTACTGCCGGGCACCGCGCCCGCAAAACCGCAGGACCTGGAGCTGGCGCACATCCTCAAGTCCGGGTCCATGCTGTTCCTGCGCTACCTCCGCCCGGGCAGCTGA
- a CDS encoding S1C family serine protease, protein MSENIGGDTNRNEHVAGESPQPDAAAAPAAGPDAENNATEPIAPLTAPGPDGGSNPTMPLHRPQADATRQWQAPESAAAGQPATDSTPEPAGPYGYGSRSYPQAPSTTPAAGSAAYGRHAPQDAQDAQKGYGQQGQQGYSQQGQQGYSQHGQQGYSQQGQQGYGQAGSAGEHQANPGTHAGAGYPASNAYPHTLSPAVKAPSKPRRKVGMGLFAASVIAAALIGGGAAAGTSFLVNGQNSGVVASSNQPAAPLVVNNTNSVNAVSAAAAKAMPSVVTISATSGNSGGTGSGIVLDTAGHILTNTHVVTLDGAAAHATIQVQTSDGKVYAGKVVGTDPLSDLAVVKIDAPNLVPATLGDSNKINVGDTVIAIGSPLGLNGTVTDGIISTLNRTIQVASSAVPSTPSDGSQDQNGGGNGGFQFSPPGGGQNSNTATGTVNLNVIQTDAAINPGNSGGALVSTNGQIIGVNVAIASTGSSSSSTSQSGNIGVGFSIPIDNAKRIANEIIANGKATHGQLGVAVSGTSALGQNSQFSAGATIAQVTSGSAAAKAGLQKGDVITKFGDRTISDAASLTAAVREQAGGATVKVTFTRSGKTMQKDVTLDTMPAS, encoded by the coding sequence ATGAGCGAGAACATTGGCGGGGACACCAACCGCAACGAACACGTTGCGGGAGAATCACCTCAGCCGGATGCCGCCGCGGCCCCCGCGGCCGGCCCTGACGCCGAAAACAACGCCACCGAGCCCATTGCTCCGCTCACGGCCCCCGGCCCCGACGGCGGCAGCAATCCGACGATGCCGCTCCACCGGCCACAGGCCGACGCCACGCGGCAGTGGCAGGCCCCCGAATCCGCAGCCGCCGGGCAGCCGGCCACAGACTCCACTCCCGAACCGGCGGGCCCCTACGGGTACGGCAGCCGGTCCTACCCGCAGGCTCCGAGCACCACGCCGGCGGCAGGGTCAGCTGCCTACGGCCGGCATGCACCCCAGGACGCCCAGGACGCTCAGAAGGGATATGGCCAGCAGGGCCAACAGGGATATAGCCAGCAGGGCCAACAGGGATATAGCCAGCACGGCCAGCAGGGGTATAGCCAGCAGGGCCAACAGGGATACGGCCAGGCCGGCAGCGCAGGCGAGCACCAGGCGAACCCGGGTACGCACGCGGGAGCCGGGTACCCGGCGTCGAACGCCTACCCGCACACGCTGTCCCCGGCGGTGAAGGCCCCCTCGAAGCCGCGCCGTAAGGTCGGCATGGGACTGTTTGCCGCCAGCGTGATCGCCGCTGCCCTCATTGGCGGCGGCGCCGCGGCCGGGACATCCTTCCTGGTGAACGGGCAGAACTCCGGTGTGGTGGCGTCGTCAAACCAGCCGGCCGCCCCCCTGGTGGTCAATAACACCAACTCCGTCAACGCGGTTTCAGCGGCGGCGGCCAAGGCCATGCCGTCCGTGGTGACCATCTCCGCCACCAGCGGGAATTCCGGCGGCACCGGCTCCGGGATTGTCCTGGACACCGCCGGGCACATCCTGACCAACACGCACGTGGTGACCCTGGACGGAGCGGCGGCGCATGCCACCATCCAGGTCCAGACCAGCGACGGCAAGGTCTACGCAGGCAAGGTGGTGGGCACCGACCCGCTGTCCGACCTTGCCGTGGTCAAGATTGACGCGCCGAACCTGGTCCCGGCCACGCTGGGCGATTCAAACAAGATCAACGTCGGCGACACCGTCATTGCCATTGGCTCCCCGCTCGGACTGAACGGCACCGTCACCGACGGCATCATCTCCACACTGAACCGGACCATCCAGGTCGCGTCCTCGGCCGTCCCGTCGACGCCCAGCGACGGCTCCCAGGACCAGAACGGCGGAGGCAACGGCGGATTCCAGTTCTCGCCCCCCGGTGGCGGACAGAACTCCAACACGGCCACGGGAACCGTGAACCTGAACGTGATCCAGACGGACGCGGCCATCAACCCCGGCAATTCCGGCGGCGCGCTGGTCAGCACCAACGGACAGATCATTGGCGTCAATGTGGCCATCGCATCCACCGGCAGCTCGTCCAGCTCCACGAGCCAGAGCGGCAACATCGGCGTGGGCTTCTCCATCCCCATTGACAACGCCAAGCGCATTGCCAACGAGATCATTGCCAACGGCAAGGCGACGCACGGCCAGCTGGGCGTCGCCGTCAGCGGGACTTCCGCCCTCGGCCAGAACAGCCAGTTCTCCGCCGGCGCCACCATTGCCCAGGTGACCTCGGGCAGCGCCGCGGCCAAGGCCGGCCTGCAGAAGGGCGACGTCATCACAAAGTTCGGCGACCGCACCATCAGTGACGCAGCGTCGCTGACCGCGGCCGTCCGCGAACAGGCCGGCGGCGCCACCGTCAAGGTCACGTTTACCCGCAGCGGCAAGACCATGCAGAAGGACGTCACCCTGGACACCATGCCGGCCAGCTGA
- a CDS encoding tRNA (cytidine(34)-2'-O)-methyltransferase, producing MFRILFVTPEIPGNTGNAIRLAAITGAQLHLVEPLGFDFGDAKLRRAGLDYHDLAVVTVHKSLDAAWEALAPERVFAFTSDGDTSYTDIAYRPGDVLMFGRESVGLPEDVKHDGHVTGRVRLPMLPSLRSLNLANSASIAVYEAWRQNGFAGAQT from the coding sequence GTGTTCCGCATCCTCTTTGTCACCCCCGAAATCCCCGGCAACACCGGCAACGCCATCCGCCTGGCCGCCATCACCGGCGCCCAACTGCACCTGGTCGAGCCGCTCGGCTTTGACTTCGGGGATGCCAAGCTGCGCCGTGCAGGGCTGGACTACCATGACCTCGCCGTCGTGACCGTCCACAAGAGCCTGGACGCCGCGTGGGAGGCACTGGCCCCGGAGCGGGTCTTTGCCTTCACCTCGGACGGGGACACCAGCTACACCGACATCGCCTACCGGCCCGGCGACGTGCTCATGTTTGGCCGTGAATCCGTTGGCCTGCCCGAGGACGTCAAGCATGACGGCCACGTGACCGGGCGCGTCAGGCTTCCGATGCTCCCGTCGTTGAGGTCCCTCAACCTGGCCAACTCGGCGTCAATCGCCGTCTATGAAGCGTGGCGGCAAAACGGCTTCGCCGGGGCACAGACCTAG
- the folP gene encoding dihydropteroate synthase, with protein MTTLQPAHTARSAGAGTAAPFFTPPLLHPVRRFGSRTLDFSRQVALMAIVNRTPDSFYDGGATFALDAAVAASLAAVDDGADWVDIGGVPFAPGPALSAQEECGRVVPVVEAVSAASDVIISVDTFLPEVAARSIAAGAHVVNDTTGLANPELASVVAETGAHLIITHSLARPRTVHPRPTYADVVTEVVAFLQDKVELALSLGVPADKIIVDPGHDLNKNTLHTLELTRRFNEIAALGFPALAAVSNKDFIGETLNQDKAERLEGSLASGVVAILGGARILRMHNVASAASAIHMTEAVLGWRQPAYLLHNMGDANETAGRRTP; from the coding sequence ATGACAACGCTGCAGCCGGCCCACACCGCCCGTTCCGCGGGCGCCGGGACGGCGGCGCCGTTTTTCACCCCGCCGCTGCTCCACCCGGTGCGCCGGTTCGGCTCTCGGACACTGGATTTCAGCCGGCAGGTGGCGCTCATGGCCATCGTGAACCGGACCCCGGACTCCTTTTACGACGGCGGAGCCACCTTTGCGCTGGACGCGGCCGTGGCCGCGTCCCTGGCGGCCGTGGACGACGGCGCCGACTGGGTCGACATTGGGGGCGTCCCCTTTGCGCCGGGGCCGGCGCTGAGCGCGCAGGAAGAGTGCGGGCGGGTGGTCCCGGTGGTGGAGGCCGTGTCCGCTGCGAGCGACGTCATCATCTCCGTGGACACCTTCTTGCCGGAGGTGGCGGCCCGCAGCATCGCCGCCGGCGCCCATGTCGTCAACGACACCACCGGGCTGGCCAACCCGGAGCTGGCTTCCGTGGTCGCGGAGACCGGCGCCCACCTGATCATCACGCATTCACTCGCCCGTCCCCGCACTGTCCACCCGCGCCCCACCTATGCGGACGTGGTCACCGAGGTGGTGGCCTTCTTGCAAGACAAGGTGGAGCTGGCCCTGTCGCTGGGCGTCCCAGCGGACAAAATCATCGTCGACCCCGGACACGACCTGAACAAGAACACGCTGCACACCCTGGAGCTGACGCGGCGCTTCAACGAGATCGCGGCGCTCGGCTTCCCGGCCCTCGCGGCCGTCTCCAACAAGGACTTCATTGGCGAAACGCTCAACCAGGACAAGGCCGAACGGCTCGAGGGCTCCCTGGCCTCGGGCGTGGTCGCCATCCTGGGCGGCGCCCGAATTTTGCGCATGCACAACGTGGCCTCGGCCGCCTCCGCCATCCACATGACCGAGGCCGTACTGGGCTGGCGGCAGCCTGCCTACCTCCTGCACAACATGGGTGACGCCAATGAGACGGCGGGCCGGCGCACGCCCTGA
- the folE gene encoding GTP cyclohydrolase I, whose product MSISSATLPELLAFEDPALDVPAAIDLPAAQAAIAAFLRALGRDVNDPHLLDTPRRVAAAYAEMLTPRQTNWTTFPNDEGYAGLVLVKDIPFHSLCQHHLLPFRGVAHVGYLPGERLFGLSKLARGVELFSRDLQVQERLTQQVADWLEETLSPRGVGVVMEAEHMCMSLRGVHTAGTLTRTSVFAGELADAGPLRDQFPQ is encoded by the coding sequence ATGTCGATCTCAAGTGCCACCCTCCCCGAGCTCCTCGCCTTTGAGGACCCCGCGCTGGACGTCCCCGCGGCCATTGACCTTCCGGCCGCACAAGCTGCCATTGCCGCCTTCCTGCGCGCCCTGGGCCGCGACGTCAACGACCCCCATCTTCTGGACACGCCCCGGCGTGTCGCGGCCGCCTACGCGGAAATGCTCACGCCCCGCCAGACCAACTGGACCACGTTCCCCAACGATGAAGGCTACGCCGGCCTGGTCCTGGTCAAGGACATCCCCTTCCACTCGCTGTGCCAGCACCACCTGCTGCCCTTCCGCGGCGTGGCCCACGTGGGCTACCTGCCCGGCGAGCGCCTGTTCGGCCTGTCCAAGCTGGCCCGCGGCGTGGAGCTTTTCTCCCGGGACCTCCAGGTCCAGGAACGCCTGACCCAACAGGTGGCAGACTGGCTGGAGGAGACGCTGTCACCACGCGGCGTCGGGGTGGTGATGGAGGCTGAGCACATGTGCATGTCCCTGCGCGGCGTCCACACCGCCGGCACCCTGACCCGCACGTCCGTTTTCGCCGGGGAACTGGCCGACGCCGGACCCCTGCGTGACCAGTTCCCCCAGTAG
- a CDS encoding electron transfer flavoprotein subunit beta/FixA family protein yields the protein MNIVVLVKYVPDTQFDRHLTGDNHRIDRNESILSELDEYALEAALALTDARGGVKAGNKVTALTLGPASAAAAVKKSLQIGATEGVHVSDDALAGSDASATSLALAAAIKTLGPVDLVITGMASTDGETSIIPAQLSARLGLPQLTFAASLEVEGSTVTARRDGDDVTEEIQATLPVLVSVTDQANEPRYPNFKGIIAAKKKKVTTLSLADLGLSADAVGPAGSLTQVVAAAERPARTAGTIITDSGEAGIALADFLAAQKLI from the coding sequence CTGAACATTGTGGTACTGGTCAAATACGTGCCAGACACGCAATTTGACCGGCACCTCACAGGTGACAACCACCGCATCGACCGCAACGAGAGCATCCTGTCGGAGCTTGACGAATATGCGCTGGAAGCGGCGCTGGCGCTCACGGACGCCCGCGGCGGGGTCAAGGCCGGGAATAAGGTCACGGCCCTGACGCTGGGCCCGGCATCCGCCGCCGCGGCGGTCAAGAAGTCCCTGCAGATCGGCGCCACCGAAGGCGTGCATGTCAGCGATGACGCGCTGGCAGGCTCCGATGCCTCAGCGACGTCGCTGGCGCTGGCGGCCGCCATCAAGACGCTCGGCCCCGTGGACCTGGTCATCACCGGCATGGCGTCCACCGACGGGGAGACGTCCATCATTCCCGCGCAGCTGTCCGCCCGCCTGGGCCTGCCGCAACTCACCTTCGCCGCGTCGCTGGAGGTTGAGGGAAGCACAGTGACCGCCCGGCGCGACGGCGACGACGTTACGGAGGAAATCCAGGCCACGCTGCCGGTGCTGGTTTCCGTCACGGACCAGGCGAATGAGCCCCGCTATCCGAACTTCAAGGGCATCATCGCGGCCAAGAAAAAGAAGGTCACCACCTTGTCCCTGGCGGATCTGGGACTGTCCGCGGACGCCGTCGGGCCTGCGGGTTCGCTGACCCAGGTGGTCGCCGCCGCCGAACGCCCCGCCCGCACGGCCGGCACCATCATCACCGATTCGGGCGAGGCCGGCATTGCACTCGCCGATTTCCTGGCCGCGCAGAAACTGATCTAA
- a CDS encoding class I SAM-dependent methyltransferase: protein MSARDPGLAFTDGALQFELWADKLWDPMGRDVAAAAVLQPGERVLDACCGTGAATLPAALAVGPQGTVDGVDLSTGLLRIAASNLAERGILNTTLTEADVTEWRGHRTFDAVLCSYSMFFFADMEAGVEHLASMMRPGGRFVTSTWVEGALEPFAGRILEAAVKERPRLAGVVPLPNQNMAKISSVESLTAWLTARGLADVSVSAHALTLSVDDDMAWNLVMGSGWRTLLPRDPEAIARVRRDFIQSVGPQVDMNSDALIGIGSVPM from the coding sequence ATGTCTGCTCGCGATCCCGGCCTGGCTTTCACCGACGGCGCCCTGCAGTTCGAACTGTGGGCGGACAAACTCTGGGATCCCATGGGCCGCGACGTTGCGGCCGCCGCCGTGCTGCAGCCGGGGGAACGCGTGCTCGATGCCTGCTGCGGCACGGGTGCCGCCACTCTGCCGGCCGCCCTGGCCGTGGGCCCCCAGGGGACGGTCGACGGCGTCGACCTCTCCACCGGGCTGCTGCGCATCGCCGCGTCCAACCTCGCCGAGCGCGGCATCCTGAACACGACGCTGACCGAGGCCGACGTCACCGAATGGCGCGGCCACCGCACCTTTGACGCGGTCCTGTGCTCCTACAGCATGTTCTTTTTCGCCGACATGGAAGCCGGCGTGGAGCACCTGGCCTCGATGATGCGCCCCGGCGGCCGCTTCGTCACGAGCACCTGGGTGGAAGGGGCCCTCGAGCCGTTTGCCGGCCGCATTCTGGAGGCGGCCGTCAAGGAACGCCCGAGGCTGGCCGGCGTGGTGCCGCTGCCCAACCAGAACATGGCCAAGATCTCCTCGGTGGAGTCCCTGACGGCATGGCTCACCGCGCGCGGCCTGGCCGACGTCTCCGTCTCCGCCCACGCGCTAACGTTGTCCGTGGACGACGACATGGCGTGGAACCTGGTGATGGGCAGCGGCTGGCGCACCCTGCTCCCCCGCGACCCGGAGGCCATTGCCCGGGTGCGCCGCGACTTCATCCAGTCCGTGGGCCCTCAGGTCGACATGAACTCCGACGCCCTGATCGGGATCGGCTCCGTCCCGATGTGA